The Amblyomma americanum isolate KBUSLIRL-KWMA chromosome 3, ASM5285725v1, whole genome shotgun sequence genome window below encodes:
- the LOC144122970 gene encoding calcitonin gene-related peptide type 1 receptor-like isoform X2: MTRGCLVCFAVLLSTCLLPLCIAGVHGSRAERVFEQLKALRDCEQTAFYDSRKRNTTVGCDWRFDGWHCWPPTERGVVASAPCPSLLPGVVNSTGTAWYHCLMQGAWKGPLGNYASCTSSANYDPELDLLWDIADDVGEYVPWEQSSPRGENWMWQQKIDNFKHCLEHVLLKPLPEKGANGSFCPRTWDGWSCWDDTSPGETAFARCPQFVAGFLSTRKAHKVCTANGTWFRHPITGHVWSNYTACVDTHDLQFRNLVNSLYVTGYSVSLVALLLSLFIFCYFRSLRCRRITIHKNLFTSFVINNFCWIMWYINVIAQPHVIEENPSWCQALHVVTQYFLLCNYLWMFCEGLYLHTLLVLAFIAEDNIIKWFLLIGWGFPLLPTIGYGVTRGLDREASRMCWVEHDVWYTYVLSVPVCISILLSFAFLVNIVRVLVTKLRAVHSPDNESTRKAVRATVILLPLLGLHYVVTPFRPDKGSIFLAYEIISALVTSLQGLCVALLFCFFNGEVLGVLRKTLSQTPWFAYEGRRMSYANTSISFMPRHSPDGRSPSASPKHQQTML; encoded by the exons CTCCTGTCGACGTGCCTGCTGCCCTTGTGCATAGCTGGAGTACACGGATCCCGCGCTGAGCGGGTGTTCGAGCAGCTCAAGGCTCTGCGCGACTGCGAGCAGACGGCTTTTTATGACTCCAGGAAGAGGAATACCACTG TGGGATGTGACTGGAGGTTTGACGGCTGGCACTGTTGGCCACCGACAGAACGGGGTGTCGTGGCCTCGGCGCCATGCCCCAGTCTCCTACCGGGTGTCGTGAATTCCACAG GAACGGCGTGGTACCACTGTCTTATGCAGGGAGCTTGGAAAGGTCCCCTGGGAAATTACGCCTCTTGTACAAGCTCTGCAAATTAC GACCCAGAGCTGGATCTTCTGTGGGACATTGCTGACGATGTAGGGGAATACGTTCCATGGGAACAGAGCTCGCCACGAGGAGAGAACTGGATGTGGCAGCAGAAGATTGACAACTTCAAGCACTGCCTCGAACACGTTCTACTGAAACCTCTCCCAGAAAAAG GAGCCAACGGATCTTTTTGTCCCCGAACATGGGATGGCTGGAGCTGCTGGGACGATACTTCTCCCGGAGAGACTGCTTTTGCGCGCTGCCCGCAGTTTGTGGCCGGATTTCTGTCAACAA GGAAAGCTCACAAAGTGTGCACCGCAAACGGAACATGGTTCCGTCACCCGATCACTGGCCACGTTTGGTCCAACTACACGGCATGTGTGGACACCCATGACCTACAG TTTCGGAACTTGGTGAATTCTCTGTACGTGACAGGATACTCAGTGTCACTGGTTGCCCTTCTGTTGTCACTCTTCATATTTTGCTATTTCAG ATCCCTGCGCTGCCGAAGAATCACCATCCACAAGAACTTGTTCACGTCGTTCGTAATCAACAACTTCTGTTGGATCATGTGGTACATAAATGTCATCGCACAGCCGCATGTTATCGAGGAAAATCCG AGCTGGTGCCAGGCTTTGCACGTGGTGACGCAGTACTTTCTGCTGTGCAACTACCTGTGGATGTTCTGTGAAGGCTTGTATCTTCACACGCTGCTTGTTTTGGCATTCATCGCTGAGGACAACATCATCAAGTGGTTCCTGCTTATCGGATGGG GTTTTCCAttgcttccaaccattggctatGGAGTCACTCGTGGCTTAGACAGGGAAGCATCGAGAAT GTGCTGGGTCGAGCACGACGTCTGGTATACATACGTACTCAGCGTTCCAGTTTGCATCTCAATACTG CTCAGTTTTGCATTTCTCGTGAACATTGTGAGGGTCCTGGTCACGAAACTGCGGGCGGTCCATTCTCCAGACAATGAGAGCACACG aaaagctGTACGCGCCACTGTGATCTTGCTGCCACTCCTGGGCTTGCACTACGTTGTGACTCCTTTCAGGCCGGACAAGGGTTCCATATTTCTCGCATACGAGATCATATCAGCGCTCGTCACTTCCTTACAG GGTCTCTGCGTTGCACTTCTGTTCTGCTTCTTCAACGGAGAG GTCCTTGGCGTCCTTCGGAAAACCCTTTCCCAAACTCCATGGTTTGCGTACGAGGGCCGGCGGATGTCATATGCGAATACCAGTATAAGC TTCATGCCAAGGCATTCACCTGACGGCAGAAGCCCTTCGGCCTCACCCAAGCATCAACAGACAATGCTCTGA
- the LOC144122970 gene encoding calcitonin gene-related peptide type 1 receptor-like isoform X1, with the protein MTRGCLVCFAVLLSTCLLPLCIAGVHGSRAERVFEQLKALRDCEQTAFYDSRKRNTTVGCDWRFDGWHCWPPTERGVVASAPCPSLLPGVVNSTGTAWYHCLMQGAWKGPLGNYASCTSSANYDPELDLLWDIADDVGEYVPWEQSSPRGENWMWQQKIDNFKHCLEHVLLKPLPEKGANGSFCPRTWDGWSCWDDTSPGETAFARCPQFVAGFLSTRKAHKVCTANGTWFRHPITGHVWSNYTACVDTHDLQFRNLVNSLYVTGYSVSLVALLLSLFIFCYFRSLRCRRITIHKNLFTSFVINNFCWIMWYINVIAQPHVIEENPSWCQALHVVTQYFLLCNYLWMFCEGLYLHTLLVLAFIAEDNIIKWFLLIGWGFPLLPTIGYGVTRGLDREASRMCWVEHDVWYTYVLSVPVCISILLSFAFLVNIVRVLVTKLRAVHSPDNESTRKAVRATVILLPLLGLHYVVTPFRPDKGSIFLAYEIISALVTSLQGLCVALLFCFFNGEVLGVLRKTLSQTPWFAYEGRRMSYANTSISRRYHSLRSSLSIHPVQALPHSIHAKAFT; encoded by the exons CTCCTGTCGACGTGCCTGCTGCCCTTGTGCATAGCTGGAGTACACGGATCCCGCGCTGAGCGGGTGTTCGAGCAGCTCAAGGCTCTGCGCGACTGCGAGCAGACGGCTTTTTATGACTCCAGGAAGAGGAATACCACTG TGGGATGTGACTGGAGGTTTGACGGCTGGCACTGTTGGCCACCGACAGAACGGGGTGTCGTGGCCTCGGCGCCATGCCCCAGTCTCCTACCGGGTGTCGTGAATTCCACAG GAACGGCGTGGTACCACTGTCTTATGCAGGGAGCTTGGAAAGGTCCCCTGGGAAATTACGCCTCTTGTACAAGCTCTGCAAATTAC GACCCAGAGCTGGATCTTCTGTGGGACATTGCTGACGATGTAGGGGAATACGTTCCATGGGAACAGAGCTCGCCACGAGGAGAGAACTGGATGTGGCAGCAGAAGATTGACAACTTCAAGCACTGCCTCGAACACGTTCTACTGAAACCTCTCCCAGAAAAAG GAGCCAACGGATCTTTTTGTCCCCGAACATGGGATGGCTGGAGCTGCTGGGACGATACTTCTCCCGGAGAGACTGCTTTTGCGCGCTGCCCGCAGTTTGTGGCCGGATTTCTGTCAACAA GGAAAGCTCACAAAGTGTGCACCGCAAACGGAACATGGTTCCGTCACCCGATCACTGGCCACGTTTGGTCCAACTACACGGCATGTGTGGACACCCATGACCTACAG TTTCGGAACTTGGTGAATTCTCTGTACGTGACAGGATACTCAGTGTCACTGGTTGCCCTTCTGTTGTCACTCTTCATATTTTGCTATTTCAG ATCCCTGCGCTGCCGAAGAATCACCATCCACAAGAACTTGTTCACGTCGTTCGTAATCAACAACTTCTGTTGGATCATGTGGTACATAAATGTCATCGCACAGCCGCATGTTATCGAGGAAAATCCG AGCTGGTGCCAGGCTTTGCACGTGGTGACGCAGTACTTTCTGCTGTGCAACTACCTGTGGATGTTCTGTGAAGGCTTGTATCTTCACACGCTGCTTGTTTTGGCATTCATCGCTGAGGACAACATCATCAAGTGGTTCCTGCTTATCGGATGGG GTTTTCCAttgcttccaaccattggctatGGAGTCACTCGTGGCTTAGACAGGGAAGCATCGAGAAT GTGCTGGGTCGAGCACGACGTCTGGTATACATACGTACTCAGCGTTCCAGTTTGCATCTCAATACTG CTCAGTTTTGCATTTCTCGTGAACATTGTGAGGGTCCTGGTCACGAAACTGCGGGCGGTCCATTCTCCAGACAATGAGAGCACACG aaaagctGTACGCGCCACTGTGATCTTGCTGCCACTCCTGGGCTTGCACTACGTTGTGACTCCTTTCAGGCCGGACAAGGGTTCCATATTTCTCGCATACGAGATCATATCAGCGCTCGTCACTTCCTTACAG GGTCTCTGCGTTGCACTTCTGTTCTGCTTCTTCAACGGAGAG GTCCTTGGCGTCCTTCGGAAAACCCTTTCCCAAACTCCATGGTTTGCGTACGAGGGCCGGCGGATGTCATATGCGAATACCAGTATAAGC CGCCGTTATCACAGCTTGCGCTCCAGTCTCTCCATACATCCAGTGCAGGCCCTTCCGCATTCAA TTCATGCCAAGGCATTCACCTGA